In Actinoplanes octamycinicus, the genomic window CGTACAGGGCGTACTGGAAGTCGTGGTCGAGGTAGTAGAAGGACACCTCGTAGGTGAAGTCGACGTGCGGCTGGACCAGCAGATCCGGGTGGTCCAGCCGGGGCAGGCCGGCCCGGTCGACGACGGTCAGGCCGACCGAGTCAGCGCCGTACTTCGGCTTGACGACGTACTTCTCGCTCGCCGGCAGGCGGTCGATCTCCCCGGGCCGGTCGACGGTGGGAATCACCGGATACCCCTGGGCGAACAGATCGATCAGATACTGCTTGCCGGCGGCGTCGCCCTTGCCGGTCAGCTCGGTGAAGACCCGCGCGCCCGTCTCGCCGGCAGCCGCACGGAACGCCTGGTACTCGGCCTGGTAGCCGAGCACCGGGCCGCTGTTGCGGACGACGACCAGGTCGAAGTCGGGCATCAGGGCGCGGGCGTCCAGCGGGTGGCAGATCGCCAGGCCGAAGGCGGCGCGCAACCGCGAGGTCAGATAGATGTCCTCGTCGCAGTAGCGGCGGCCCCGGGCGTCATAGGCCAGATCGCTGACGTAGAGGATCCGGGGCCGATCGGACGTCATCGGCTGATCTTCACACATTGGTGTCGTGTCACGGGCGTACACCGGTTCCTGTCGTTACCCTCCCGAGCTTTCCGGGTAGATCAACTTCGCCATGGTGGTGACGACGGAGGGCGATGGGATGCGATTACGGGTGCGGTCGGCGGCGCGACGTCTGCGCGAGGCGGCGCGGCCGACCGGCGAATCGATCATCGCCGCCGCGCTGGCCTGGGCCGTCGCGGTGTACGTGATCGGCCACCCGGACCCGGTGGTGGCCCCGTCCACCGCCTTGATCATCGTCGGTGAGTCCCGCGGCCGCCGGCTCCGGCAGACCGCCGAGATCGTGCTCGGGGTCGCGGCCGGCGTGCTCGTCGCCGAACTGGTCATCCACGTCCTCGGGCCGAGCGTCGGCACGGTCCTGACCGTCCTGCTACTGACCATCGGGCCGATGGTCGCCGCCGGCGCGTCCAGCACCCTGGTGGTGCAGGCCGCAGTGTCCGCGCTCTACCTCGTCGCGGTCGCCGACCCGGCGGATCAGCTGCTGCCCTTCCGGTTCGTCGACGCGCTGGTCGGCGGCGCCGTCGCGCTGGCCGTCAGCCAGCTGGCCACCGCCCGCGACCCGCTCGCGCCGCTGGTCACCGAAGCGCGGTCGGCCTTCGCCGATCTGGCCGGGGTGCTCACCGACATGCAGCGGGCGGTGGCCGGCTGCGACGAGCGGGCCGCCCAGAAGGTGCTGGACCGAGCCCAGCAGATCACCGGGTGCGTGCACCGGTTGCGGGCCGCGGCGCTCGCCGCCGGCGAGACACTGCGCCTGAGGGTACGCCGCCGCCGGCGTTTGCAGCAGGTGCAGCAGGTCGAAGCGACCACCGACCAGCTCGATCACGTCGTCGGCAACATCTGGATCCTGGCTCGCAACGCCGTGACGCTGACCCGGCTGCACGCCGACACCCCGGAGCAACTCGGCGAAGCACTCACCGCGCTCGCCGACGCGGTCCGCGCGGCCGGCGAGTCCCTGGCGACCGACCTCACCGGCGCCGACGACCCGGGCAAGCACGCCGATCGGGCCGACGCCGCGGCGCTGCACGCCGTCCGGATCGCCGCCGAGCTCCTGGAGACGCAGCCCAGCCTGCCGGTGACGATGATCGTCGGGCAGATCCGCACCACCGCCGTCGACCTGCTGCGCGGCGTCGGCCAGGACGACGATGTCCTCGGCCGGGTCGACGACGCTCTCGGCCTTCACCCGATCACCACGGGCGGATAGCCCGGCGGAGCACCGGACGGGTCCGACTGGCCGGACAACGATTGAAATCCGGGCGGCGGGCTATTCCACGCCTGTAGCTCGACCTATGCAGGAGGCGCGCCATGAGCGTGAAGAATCGTCGTGACCACGGGTCCGACTCGGTCGCGACCACCCGGACGGGGGACGACAAGCCCTACGACCTGTCCGCTCCGCCGCCGGAGGCCGGCCCGGACAGCCCCGCCGAACTGAAGGGTACCGGCCTGTTCGCCGCGCTCAAGCGCACCGTCAAGCAGTTCTCCCAGGACAACGTCTCGGACTGGGCGGCCGCCTTGACCTACTACGGGGTGCTGTCGATCTTCCCCGGGCTGCTGGTCATCGTGTCGCTGCTGGGCATGCTGAACGACAACGGTCAGCAGACGGTCCAGGACGCGGTGCACGATCTGGCGCCGAGCCAGCAGCTGCGGGACCTGGTCGACACGGTGCTGACCCAGGTGCAGGACCCGGGCAAGGCCGGCGTCGCCGCGATCTTCGGGTTGCTCGTGGCGTTCTGGTCGGCGTCCGGCTACACGGCGGCGTTCATGCGGGCGTCCAACGCCATCTACGACGTGCCGGAGGGGCGCCCGATCTGGAAGACGCTGCCGATCCGGGTCGGCGTCACCGCCGTGGTCGGGCTGGTGCTGGTGATCTCCGCGGCGATCGTCATCTTCACCGGTGATCTCGCCCGGATCGTCGGTGACAAGCTCGGGCTCGGCTCGGCGGCCGTGACCACCTGGAGCATCGTCAAATGGCCGGTGCTGCTGGTCCTGGTCAGCCTGATGTTCGCGATCCTGTACTGGGCCTCGCCGAACGCCAAGACCGGCGGGTTCCGCTGGGTCAGCCCCGGTGGCCTGTTCGCCGTCGTGGCCTGGGTCCTGGTGTCCGTCGCGTTCGCGATCTACCTGGCGAACTTCGCCAACTACAACAAGACGTACGGCACGCTGGGCGGCGTGATCGCGTTCCTGGTCTGGATGTGGATCAGTAACATCGCGATCCTGCTGGGCGCGGAACTGGACGCCGAGCTGCAGCGCGGCCGGGCGATCGCGGCCGGTCACGACCCGACCGACGAGCCGTTCCTGGAGCTGCGCGACGACCGGAAGATCAAGCCGGGCAGCGAGCAGGGGCTGAGTACCAACTGAGGGCCCCCGGCCGGCGATCGCCGGGAGCCGTCAGCGCAGCCCGGCGAACAGGTCGTCCTCGGGCAGCGGCGCGCCGGTGGTGTCGTACACCCGCAGGAACGTCTCGACCCCCATCAGGTCGGTGAAGCGCTCCTCGCCCATCCGCAGGAACTCGATGTTCTCGCTCTGGCTGGCGTGTGCCGCGAGCGCCTGGTACTTCTGGGCGCCGAAGGCGCGGGTGTCCACCCAGGTAGTGATCTCCGCGTCGGGCATGCCGATCTGCGGGCCCGGGGTGTCCTCGGCCACCTCGTCCTCGGCCCAGTCGACCCCCAGCTCGCGCAGCGCCTCGCCGAGCGCGGCCATCCCGGAGTGCGGGGCGGTGGTCCAGTACACCTTGGCCGGCACGCCGGTCAGCGCGACCGCCGCCATGGTGACGCGGTGCGCCTGGATGTGGTCGGGGTGGCCGTAGAAGCCGTTCTCGTCGTAGGTGACGACGACGTCGGGCCGGTACTGCCGGATGAGGGCGGCGAGCCGCTCGGCCGCCTCGGCGACCGGCACGCCCCAGAACGAGCCGGGTGCGTCGTTGGTCGGCCAGCCCATCATCCCGGAGTCGGCGTAACCGAGCAGCTCCAGGTGGGTGACCTTGAGGGCGGCGCAGCTGGCCTCGAGCTCCTCGCGACGCATCGCGGCCACCGCCACCGGGTCGTGCCCGGGCGCGCCCGGCTTGACCCCGCCCGGCCCGTCCCCGCACCGGCCGTCGGTGCAGGTCACGAGCACGGTCGTGATCCCCTCCGCGGCACAGCGGGCGAGGACCCCGCCGGTGCTCGAAGCCTCGTCGTCGGGGTGGGCGTGCACCGCCATCAGCGTCAGGGATCGATCAACCATGCCGACACCCTACGACCCTGCCGACACCGCGATCCCGTGGCGCCGGTCCGCCTACCCGGCGGGTGCGGCCGGGGCACCGAAGCGTCCGGCCCGGTTGAGCACCATGGCGTTGTCGCCGGAGTCGATGGCGAGAATCATCACTTTGCGTAAAGGGTCAATCACTAATAGTGGGCGGCTCATGGCGAATCCTTTACGTCTTATCCGTCCTCGAGGCCCAGTGGCCCGGGCCATCGGCCGGCGACAGGACAGCCCGTGCGAAAAAAGCGACAGATTTATCGGCGTCTTTGCCTACGCATGG contains:
- a CDS encoding FUSC family protein, whose protein sequence is MRLRVRSAARRLREAARPTGESIIAAALAWAVAVYVIGHPDPVVAPSTALIIVGESRGRRLRQTAEIVLGVAAGVLVAELVIHVLGPSVGTVLTVLLLTIGPMVAAGASSTLVVQAAVSALYLVAVADPADQLLPFRFVDALVGGAVALAVSQLATARDPLAPLVTEARSAFADLAGVLTDMQRAVAGCDERAAQKVLDRAQQITGCVHRLRAAALAAGETLRLRVRRRRRLQQVQQVEATTDQLDHVVGNIWILARNAVTLTRLHADTPEQLGEALTALADAVRAAGESLATDLTGADDPGKHADRADAAALHAVRIAAELLETQPSLPVTMIVGQIRTTAVDLLRGVGQDDDVLGRVDDALGLHPITTGG
- a CDS encoding YihY/virulence factor BrkB family protein, with amino-acid sequence MSVKNRRDHGSDSVATTRTGDDKPYDLSAPPPEAGPDSPAELKGTGLFAALKRTVKQFSQDNVSDWAAALTYYGVLSIFPGLLVIVSLLGMLNDNGQQTVQDAVHDLAPSQQLRDLVDTVLTQVQDPGKAGVAAIFGLLVAFWSASGYTAAFMRASNAIYDVPEGRPIWKTLPIRVGVTAVVGLVLVISAAIVIFTGDLARIVGDKLGLGSAAVTTWSIVKWPVLLVLVSLMFAILYWASPNAKTGGFRWVSPGGLFAVVAWVLVSVAFAIYLANFANYNKTYGTLGGVIAFLVWMWISNIAILLGAELDAELQRGRAIAAGHDPTDEPFLELRDDRKIKPGSEQGLSTN
- a CDS encoding PIG-L family deacetylase — its product is MVDRSLTLMAVHAHPDDEASSTGGVLARCAAEGITTVLVTCTDGRCGDGPGGVKPGAPGHDPVAVAAMRREELEASCAALKVTHLELLGYADSGMMGWPTNDAPGSFWGVPVAEAAERLAALIRQYRPDVVVTYDENGFYGHPDHIQAHRVTMAAVALTGVPAKVYWTTAPHSGMAALGEALRELGVDWAEDEVAEDTPGPQIGMPDAEITTWVDTRAFGAQKYQALAAHASQSENIEFLRMGEERFTDLMGVETFLRVYDTTGAPLPEDDLFAGLR